From a region of the Chondrinema litorale genome:
- a CDS encoding sensor histidine kinase, translating to MIQLKQKELKTISIHVFVWIFYVIYELSTIFIIDSNYFNFWETFFNFSLYAALFYTNALVIFPNFYKRGKYLLLVPSLLLTIAIFVSLRYFLKIYIIPLFGYDLVYEFRTSNRFLAESIWRGGYFIMLSIGYWFATNLIKTEKERRKVEVAMLKSQINPHFLFNTLNFLYSKIHKVSEKTAEGILLLSDIMRYAFQEDIEGKVMLEEEVRHIKNYIAINQLRFENTLQIKFEIIGNTQFRMIIPLVLITLVENCFKHGNANDLEHPIIITLEVQDDYLIFSTFNKKRAIPAEKSSGVGLTNTLKRLDAIYGTNYSFDTKNEGEFYSTNLKIML from the coding sequence ATGATCCAATTAAAGCAGAAAGAATTAAAGACTATCTCAATCCATGTCTTTGTATGGATTTTTTATGTGATTTATGAACTCTCCACGATATTTATTATAGATAGTAACTATTTTAATTTCTGGGAAACATTCTTCAACTTCTCACTCTATGCTGCGCTTTTTTATACCAATGCGCTAGTAATTTTTCCAAACTTCTATAAAAGAGGAAAGTATTTGTTACTTGTTCCTAGTCTATTATTAACCATTGCGATTTTTGTATCACTAAGGTATTTTTTGAAAATATATATTATCCCACTTTTTGGATATGACTTGGTATATGAGTTTAGAACATCGAATCGTTTTTTAGCAGAATCTATCTGGCGTGGTGGATATTTTATTATGTTGAGTATTGGATATTGGTTTGCAACTAATCTTATTAAAACTGAAAAGGAGCGAAGAAAGGTAGAAGTAGCGATGCTAAAGAGCCAGATTAATCCACATTTTTTATTTAATACACTTAACTTCCTGTATTCTAAGATTCATAAAGTATCAGAGAAAACTGCCGAAGGCATCCTCTTACTTTCAGATATTATGCGCTATGCTTTTCAAGAAGATATAGAAGGGAAAGTGATGTTAGAAGAAGAGGTAAGACACATTAAGAATTATATCGCCATTAATCAACTACGTTTCGAGAATACCTTGCAAATTAAATTTGAGATAATTGGTAATACCCAATTTAGAATGATAATACCATTGGTGCTTATTACACTTGTGGAGAATTGTTTTAAACATGGAAATGCCAACGATTTAGAACATCCGATCATCATTACACTGGAAGTTCAGGATGATTATCTTATTTTTAGTACATTTAATAAGAAAAGGGCTATTCCGGCAGAAAAGTCTTCGGGTGTTGGGCTTACCAATACTTTAAAAAGACTCGATGCTATATATGGAACAAACTACTCATTTGATACAAAAAACGAAGGAGAATTTTACTCAACTAACTTAAAGATA